Genomic DNA from Planktomarina temperata RCA23:
ATACTTTCAGCCCCAGCGTTGCTTAATGCCATCCTCAGGGCGTCTTCCATAGCAGCCTGTGCCGGCCAACAAGTTTGATTTGCACTTTCTCGCAAATCGCCACTAGCCAGAAGATAAACTTGTTTCATTTTCTAGTCTTTCAATTTGAATTTCTCCAAACGTGAAATTCTTACTCCATGTTTGTATGCCGAGCCCGGATACTTCCCGGCGTTTGGTCTAAGTCCACAATAAGCTTCAGTATCATAGCCTCGAACAAGACAAATAGCGCCCCTTCGTAAAGCGACCCCATAGGCAACGTTGATGCATCTTTTTTCTTATCGTTAGCCATGGTTTGCGCAGTCACAAGGATTGTGTGATCGACAATTTTTGCAGTCTGTGACTGCGCTTGGGCGGTAAGAAACAAAACCGAGGCTCCGCCTGCCTTTGCCTGACCGATCAAGGCGGAGACAGTGGCCAGCGCCCCCGGGCCCGCCGAGACAATGAACAAGTCGCCTTGCATCATCGGGGGGGCCGCCATATCACCCTGCATAGACACTAGCTTGCCCAAATGATGGAGCCGCATGGCAAACCCCTGAATTTGTAGGCCCTCCCGCCCACAACCGTAAAGCATGATGCGTCCTGCGTCGGCGATCATCTGACAAGCAGTTTCGACTTGCAAAGGGTCGATCCCCTCGGCAACTGTGCGAAGCTCTGCTAGTACTGTCTGCATATCGTTTTGTAACTTTAAGATGAAAGCTCCTTTGCAATATCCTTTGTTTGTTCATAGAGCCTGCGGAACAACGCATAGTTTTTCTCGTAGGCAGGGTCTTCTGCTGCGGTAATCTGTGTGGCAATCGGATTCCAGTGTCCGATGTCCGCAAGTTCTGCCTCGCCCAAGGCCACCCGAGCTAAAAACGCATCGCCATAACTTGCACCAACAGTTTTTTCGCAGACAAACTGATCAACCTGCGACGTATCAGATATTGCCTGCATCCAAAGTAGATTTTTTGTGCCCCCGCCCACAGCAAGAATACGGTCCAGCCCAACTCCAGCTTCGCGATAAGTTTCCACTACATGGGCGGTCCCAAACGCAATGCCCTCGATCAAAGCCCGGTACATAGTTCCCCTTGTGTGTGTAAGGTTTAATCCAAAGAACGCGCCCTTGGCTTGTGGATCATGGATAGGTGTGCGCTCGCCAGAGAAGTAAGGCAGGAACAGCAACCCTTCAGAACCTTGCGGAACTTTGTCTGCCTCTGACGCGAGCGTAGTAAAGGCCGTGTCAAGTGGCAAATCGCGAGCGAACTGGTCGCGAAACCAGTGTGTCAGCGTTCCAGAGGTTGCCGACCCCGCCATCGAAGCATGTTGCCCAGGAAAGAGCCAAGGCGCATACCAAAGCCGACCATCACGAACCCGATCCTGCGTAAGGGTAATGATAAAGATAGTTGAACCATACATCATCATCATATCGCCGGGTGATTCCACACCAACACTCAGGGCCTCTGCAGCGGCGTCAATGGTGCCTGCTGTTACGGGCGTGCCTATAGCCAACCCAGTCGCCTCTGCGGCTTCTTTGGTGACGTACCCCGCGATTTCCGACGACCACAAAAGACGTGGTAGCATTTCTGGCGTTGCGATCTCAGGCCCTAGATCAAAGCACCAATCCTGCGTACCTACGTCGTATATAGGTGAAAAATTTGCCGCCGTGTAATGGTCGATTACGTATTCACCGGTCAAGCGCTGTACCAGAAAGCTGGTGGAAGTGAGGATTTTAGCTGTCTTGGCATAAAGGTCCGGCCGTTTTTCCTTTAGCCATAGGATTTTTGGTCCAACGGACTGAGAGGTCAGCGCATTGCCGCAACGCTCCAGGATGAGATCTTCCCCGATGCGTGCTGTCAGAGCCTCAACCTGAGCAATCGCGCGGGTGTCGACGCCGTAAAGTACCCCGTTCATCAATGGGGCGTCGTTTGCGTCCACGGGCAACATGCAAGGGCCAATGGCTGAGCAAGCAATTGCCTTGATCTGTTCCGATGCGCAGCCAGCATTGGCAATCAGTTCTTTCGTGACTTTAACAAAATCGCCCCACCAATCTTCTAGAGGCCTGTGTTCAGCCCAGCCAGGCTGCGGAACAATCATCTCATGCCGGTGGCGCGCTGTTGCAATTACAACGCCTGCGGCATCAACCAAAACGCCTTTAGTCTCAAACGTACCGATGTCGATTCCAAGAGTGTAGCTCATACCCAACGCTTTAATAAAAAGTCTGGACCGATGCGCGCAAGCCCTGCAACAAGCAAAGCGGCCAGGTCTTCCAGATCACTTAACTGGCAGACCTCCAGCGAAGAATGACTATAACGCATTGGAAATCCCAAATCGATGGCGGCAACACCTTTTCCGACATGCTGAACATAACTAAGGTCTGTCAAAACGCCAACCTGTGCAGATTTTTGCAATCCTACGCCTGCGTCCTTTGCCGCGTGTTCAAACAGTGATACCAACGCAGGATGTGGCAGTACGCCATTCAAGGTTCCGCGTCCGTGAAAACTGTACATACTCATGCCTGGACCACAGCCGAGATACATCTCTCCCAAGTCAACCGCATCCGGTGTATCGCTTGCTAACATCAGGTCTATTTGGATGGCTATATCAGGTTTTAAAGCCTGCGCGGCGCTCAAAGCACCGCGAAGATTGAACTCTTCTTGCGTGGAAAAGACGATATGAACGGTCGGTCCACCGTCCCGCCTTGTAAGACAGTTTGCTACGTCAAGAAGGACGGCACATCCGGCGCGATCATCCACAGAAGTGCCTGCTATCCGCCCCTCAGCGAGCTCGACAACATTGGGCACATAAGTAACGGGTGTTCCAATTGAAATACCCGCTTTCTCAACCGCTGCCTTGGTGCTGTGGCCTGTGTCTATGTAGAGGTCAGCAGCACGCACAACTTTGTATTTCTCATCCATTTGCGTTGCATGATGGCTTTTGTTGGCGATTACACCAGGAATATCGCGCCCGTCGGCTGTACTGAGAACAACTGACTGGGACGCAAGCGCGCGTTCCGGCACTCCTCCCATCCGGTGTATGCGGATCAATCCATCATCTTCAATCTTGCGGACAATAAAACCAAGCTGATCCATGTGCGTAAACAACATCACAGACGGATTGCTGCCGGGGAATGTTGCTATCAGATTGCCTAGTGTGTCTGTTTCACAGGTGATTGGCATTCTTTTGGATATCGCGGCGGCAACCCGGTGCTCGTGGCCAGAGAGGCCTGGAATCTGCATCAATGCCTTTAAATTATCCGCAATCATCGGGCAGCCTTTGCGCGGTCCATAAAGTCTCGAGCGCGGTCCGGATCGACCGCGTTCCAGGTATCGCCATCAACTTTAAGTGACGACCCAACGATACATCCATTCGCCACTCGCATAACCTCGGCCACGGTGTCGTGTTTGACACCGGTATTTGCCAAAACTGGTATATCTGGCAGCACCACCTTAACGGCTTCGAGATCTTCCATCCTTGCAGCCTCACCGGTGATTTGGCCCGAGACAAGAACAGCATCAGGAACGGAGGAAAAAACAGCTGAGCGAGCTCTATCTGGTAAGGGACGCCGATCAAGACTATCAGCAAACTCTGCGCTTACATTGTAAAGCATGAAAAGATCATCGCGTCCCAACTGCTTGCGATATCTCATTGCACTGCCTGCATCCGGTGCCCAATATCCCATGTCACTTGCGTAGGTCCCCGTAAATATCTCCCGGCAAAAGGCAGCACCGGTTGCTGCGGCCAGCGCAATAGTGCTGCGTGGATCCCAAAGGACATTTACGCCAAATGGCACGGTAATCTGATCGCGAAGTTGCCCAATCACATAGGCCATTGTGGCAGTACTGGCGGTGTCGACAGAAAATTCATAAGGGCGGTCATTTTCATTACCAAACATGATAGCATCCACTCCAGCTGACTGAAGTGCAGCGAGGTCAGCTCTTGCGGCTTCGACCAACCCTACCAGACCAAGTTCTTTGTCGTGCAACGGTGTCCCTGGAAGTGCGCCTAGATGCACCATCGCAATCACTGGTTTTTGTGTTCCAAATACGGTCTCAAAACGCTGCATGTATGCCCCCTAAAATTTCTGCCATAATGCAAAATTTTGTAGGTGCAGTCCAGTATTATTCATACTAGCATGTCAGTTGGAGGAACACGCAAATGACATTGCAAACTAAACACTGGGACCGATTAGGAAATGGAGGCCTGAAATTCACAAAGCTCGGCATGGGCATGGCTCCGCTAGGCAATTTGTATCGCGCCATCAGCGATGAAGAGGCGCATGCAGTTCTGACCCGTGCCTGGGATGCCGGCGTGCGTTATTACGACACTGCACCACTATACGGACTCGGTCTGTCAGAAACGCGGCTAAAT
This window encodes:
- a CDS encoding SIS domain-containing protein, which gives rise to MQTVLAELRTVAEGIDPLQVETACQMIADAGRIMLYGCGREGLQIQGFAMRLHHLGKLVSMQGDMAAPPMMQGDLFIVSAGPGALATVSALIGQAKAGGASVLFLTAQAQSQTAKIVDHTILVTAQTMANDKKKDASTLPMGSLYEGALFVLFEAMILKLIVDLDQTPGSIRARHTNME
- a CDS encoding FGGY-family carbohydrate kinase; the encoded protein is MSYTLGIDIGTFETKGVLVDAAGVVIATARHRHEMIVPQPGWAEHRPLEDWWGDFVKVTKELIANAGCASEQIKAIACSAIGPCMLPVDANDAPLMNGVLYGVDTRAIAQVEALTARIGEDLILERCGNALTSQSVGPKILWLKEKRPDLYAKTAKILTSTSFLVQRLTGEYVIDHYTAANFSPIYDVGTQDWCFDLGPEIATPEMLPRLLWSSEIAGYVTKEAAEATGLAIGTPVTAGTIDAAAEALSVGVESPGDMMMMYGSTIFIITLTQDRVRDGRLWYAPWLFPGQHASMAGSATSGTLTHWFRDQFARDLPLDTAFTTLASEADKVPQGSEGLLFLPYFSGERTPIHDPQAKGAFFGLNLTHTRGTMYRALIEGIAFGTAHVVETYREAGVGLDRILAVGGGTKNLLWMQAISDTSQVDQFVCEKTVGASYGDAFLARVALGEAELADIGHWNPIATQITAAEDPAYEKNYALFRRLYEQTKDIAKELSS
- a CDS encoding M42 family metallopeptidase: MIADNLKALMQIPGLSGHEHRVAAAISKRMPITCETDTLGNLIATFPGSNPSVMLFTHMDQLGFIVRKIEDDGLIRIHRMGGVPERALASQSVVLSTADGRDIPGVIANKSHHATQMDEKYKVVRAADLYIDTGHSTKAAVEKAGISIGTPVTYVPNVVELAEGRIAGTSVDDRAGCAVLLDVANCLTRRDGGPTVHIVFSTQEEFNLRGALSAAQALKPDIAIQIDLMLASDTPDAVDLGEMYLGCGPGMSMYSFHGRGTLNGVLPHPALVSLFEHAAKDAGVGLQKSAQVGVLTDLSYVQHVGKGVAAIDLGFPMRYSHSSLEVCQLSDLEDLAALLVAGLARIGPDFLLKRWV
- a CDS encoding BtpA/SgcQ family protein — encoded protein: MQRFETVFGTQKPVIAMVHLGALPGTPLHDKELGLVGLVEAARADLAALQSAGVDAIMFGNENDRPYEFSVDTASTATMAYVIGQLRDQITVPFGVNVLWDPRSTIALAAATGAAFCREIFTGTYASDMGYWAPDAGSAMRYRKQLGRDDLFMLYNVSAEFADSLDRRPLPDRARSAVFSSVPDAVLVSGQITGEAARMEDLEAVKVVLPDIPVLANTGVKHDTVAEVMRVANGCIVGSSLKVDGDTWNAVDPDRARDFMDRAKAAR